The following are encoded together in the Bacillus sp. NP157 genome:
- a CDS encoding ectonucleotide pyrophosphatase/phosphodiesterase: MNAMSPTLPRVLLALLTVVLASCATRPAKPTAHPVLLVSIDAFRADYVDRHVTPNLQALSDDGAHAQYMWPSFPSLTFPNHYTLVTGRVPDRNGIVNNTMRDPVLGKFSLGNRAATSDGRWWAEAEPIWVTAQKHGLHTATMFWPGTEAEIHGMRPDRWIPFDDSLSSKARVDKLLSWIDEPGAHPAFETLYFDAVDHAGHEFGPDSPQVDAALREVDDALGYLVAQLRQRGLYDTMDIVVVSDHGMADVPAGNIVYSDDETDLDALDTVSYGVMAGFAPRTGHDTAHAVARLLGPHAHMHCYRKEDLPARLDYGKNPRVPPYLCMADVGWSIISHADLAKRKDPMSRGEHGYDNQDPAMRALFVAHGPDIARGATLAPFQNVDVYPLLARLIGVTPLPNDGHLENVKAALATP, from the coding sequence ATGAATGCCATGTCGCCCACCTTGCCGCGGGTTCTTCTCGCGCTGCTGACGGTGGTGCTGGCGAGCTGCGCCACGCGCCCCGCCAAGCCCACTGCCCATCCCGTCCTGCTGGTCTCGATCGATGCCTTCCGCGCCGATTACGTCGACCGGCATGTCACGCCCAACCTGCAGGCCCTGTCCGACGACGGTGCCCACGCGCAGTACATGTGGCCCTCCTTCCCGTCGCTGACCTTCCCCAACCACTACACCCTGGTCACGGGCCGGGTCCCCGACCGCAATGGCATCGTGAACAACACGATGCGCGACCCGGTGCTGGGCAAGTTCAGCCTTGGCAACCGCGCGGCCACCAGCGATGGCCGCTGGTGGGCCGAAGCGGAGCCGATCTGGGTGACCGCACAGAAGCACGGGCTGCACACCGCCACGATGTTCTGGCCGGGCACCGAGGCTGAAATCCACGGCATGCGCCCCGACCGCTGGATTCCGTTCGACGATTCGCTCTCGTCGAAGGCGCGCGTCGACAAGCTGCTCTCGTGGATCGACGAACCGGGTGCGCACCCGGCCTTCGAGACGCTGTATTTCGACGCCGTCGACCATGCCGGCCACGAGTTCGGCCCGGATTCGCCGCAAGTGGACGCCGCCCTGCGCGAAGTGGACGACGCGCTCGGCTACCTGGTGGCGCAGCTGCGCCAGCGTGGCCTGTACGACACGATGGACATCGTGGTCGTGTCCGACCACGGCATGGCCGACGTGCCCGCCGGCAACATCGTGTACTCCGACGACGAGACCGACCTGGACGCCCTCGACACGGTGTCCTACGGCGTCATGGCCGGCTTCGCCCCGCGCACGGGCCACGACACCGCCCATGCCGTGGCCCGCCTGCTCGGTCCGCACGCGCACATGCATTGCTACCGCAAGGAAGACCTGCCGGCGCGCCTGGACTACGGCAAGAACCCGCGCGTGCCGCCCTACCTGTGCATGGCCGACGTGGGCTGGTCGATCATCAGCCATGCCGACCTCGCCAAACGCAAGGATCCCATGTCGCGCGGCGAGCACGGCTACGACAACCAGGACCCGGCCATGCGCGCCCTGTTCGTCGCCCACGGCCCGGATATCGCCCGCGGGGCGACCCTTGCGCCCTTCCAGAACGTCGACGTTTACCCGCTGCTGGCCCGCCTGATCGGCGTCACGCCGCTGCCGAACGATGGCCACCTGGAAAACGTGAAGGCGGCGCTGGCAACGCCCTGA
- the hutU gene encoding urocanate hydratase → MTAATRIDTTRTVRAPRGTELTCKSWLTEAPYRMLQNNLDPEVAENPAELVVYGGIGRAARNWECFDAILRSLRDLEDDQTLLVQSGKPVGIFPSHPDAPRVLIANSNLVPAWSNWEHFNELDRKGLMMYGQMTAGSWIYIGSQGIVQGTYETFVEMGRQHYGGSLAGRWILTAGLGGMGGAQPLAASLAGASSLTIECQQSRIDFRIKTRYVDEQASDLDDALARLDRYAKEGRAVSVALLGNAADVLPELVRRGVRPDAVTDQTSAHDPVNGYLPTGWTVEEWFERRKSDPAGTAKAAKASMRRHVEAMLAFHAQGVPTFDYGNNIRQMAKDEGLAEAFAFPGFVPAFVRPLFCRGVGPFRWVALSGDPEDIYKTDAKVKELIPDDPHLHRWLDMARERISFQGLPARICWVGLGQRHRLALAFNEMVRNGELKAPIVIGRDHLDSGSVASPNRETEAMRDGSDAVSDWPLLNAMLNVAGGATWVSLHHGGGVGMGYSQHSGVVIVADGTDDADKRLARVLWNDPGTGVMRHADAGYEDAIACAKEQGLDLPMI, encoded by the coding sequence ATGACCGCCGCCACGCGCATCGACACCACCCGCACCGTCCGCGCACCCCGCGGCACCGAGCTCACCTGCAAGAGCTGGCTCACCGAAGCCCCTTACCGCATGCTCCAGAACAACCTCGACCCCGAGGTCGCCGAAAACCCCGCCGAGCTCGTCGTCTATGGCGGCATCGGCCGCGCCGCGCGCAACTGGGAATGCTTCGACGCCATCCTGCGCAGCCTGCGCGACCTCGAAGACGACCAGACCCTGCTGGTCCAGTCCGGCAAGCCCGTCGGCATCTTCCCGTCGCACCCCGACGCGCCGCGCGTGCTCATCGCCAACTCCAACCTCGTGCCGGCCTGGTCCAACTGGGAGCACTTCAACGAGCTCGATCGAAAGGGCCTGATGATGTACGGCCAGATGACCGCTGGCTCGTGGATCTACATCGGCTCGCAGGGCATCGTCCAGGGCACCTACGAAACCTTCGTCGAGATGGGTCGCCAGCACTACGGCGGCAGCCTCGCCGGTCGCTGGATCCTCACCGCCGGCCTCGGCGGCATGGGCGGCGCCCAGCCGCTGGCGGCCAGCCTCGCCGGCGCCTCGTCGCTCACCATCGAGTGCCAGCAGAGCCGCATCGATTTCCGGATCAAGACCCGCTACGTGGACGAGCAGGCCAGCGACCTCGACGACGCGCTGGCACGGCTGGACCGCTACGCGAAGGAAGGCCGCGCCGTGTCCGTCGCGCTGCTGGGCAATGCCGCCGACGTGTTGCCCGAGCTCGTCCGCCGCGGCGTGCGTCCGGACGCCGTCACCGATCAGACCAGCGCACACGATCCGGTCAACGGCTACCTTCCCACGGGGTGGACGGTCGAGGAGTGGTTCGAGCGTCGCAAGAGCGATCCGGCCGGCACTGCGAAGGCCGCCAAGGCCTCGATGCGCCGTCATGTCGAGGCCATGCTGGCCTTCCACGCCCAGGGCGTGCCGACCTTCGACTACGGCAACAACATCCGCCAGATGGCGAAGGACGAGGGCCTGGCCGAGGCGTTCGCGTTCCCTGGCTTCGTGCCCGCCTTCGTCCGTCCGCTGTTCTGCCGTGGCGTCGGCCCGTTCCGCTGGGTCGCGCTATCGGGTGATCCGGAGGACATCTACAAGACCGACGCCAAGGTGAAGGAGCTGATCCCCGACGATCCGCACCTGCATCGCTGGCTCGACATGGCGCGCGAGCGGATCAGCTTCCAGGGCCTGCCGGCACGCATCTGCTGGGTCGGCCTCGGCCAGCGCCACCGGCTGGCGCTGGCGTTCAACGAGATGGTCCGCAACGGCGAGCTGAAGGCACCCATCGTGATCGGCCGCGACCACCTGGATTCCGGCTCGGTCGCCAGCCCCAATCGCGAGACCGAGGCCATGCGCGATGGCAGCGACGCCGTCAGCGACTGGCCGCTGCTCAACGCGATGCTGAATGTCGCGGGCGGTGCGACCTGGGTCAGCCTGCACCACGGTGGCGGCGTCGGCATGGGTTACAGCCAGCACAGCGGCGTGGTGATCGTGGCCGACGGCACCGATGACGCCGACAAGCGTCTGGCCCGGGTGCTGTGGAACGATCCGGGCACCGGGGTGATGAGGCATGCGGATGCGGGCTACGAAGACGCTATCGCGTGCGCGAAAGAGCAGGGACTCGACCTGCCGATGATCTGA